ACTGATGAAAAAAGGGGTTGTTGTCAGGGGCGTGTTTGAAAAGCGCAGCAACGACGAAAGCTATTCCGCGTATTTCCCGCTGCAGAAGGCGGGCGCCGACGTCAAGCTGGACGGCAACCCCGCAACAATGCATCACAAGGTTTTCATAATCGACGGAAAAGCCGTAACAACCGGCTCGATGAACCCGACTGCAAACGGCAACGAGAAAAACGACGAAAACCTGATAATACTGCACGGCCAAAGCATCGCGGAACGGTTTGAAAGGGAATTCGAAAAGGTTTTCGCGGAAGGCAGTGCGGAATAAAAAACCAAAACAAAAAAGCAAAATAAAAAAAACAAAAAAACCTGTTTATGCCTGTTTCTTCTGCTGTTGCAGGATGTAAATGTGCTGCCTTGGGTCCGCCAAAAACGGTTTTTTGAGGACCAGGCGTTTGCGGACGAGGACGTTGAGCGCTCTGCGCACTGTGCGCGCGGGAAGGCCTGTCGCGTTGATTATTTCCTTCTGCGTGAGCGAGGACTCCATTTCAAGTATTTTGAGGACAAAGCGCGCCGAGGGAGGCGCGTCGCTTGCCTCGATCCCGGATTCAAGGGATTTCGGCATTTTCGTGCGCTTGCCGGGCGAGGCGAACGAAAGCCTGCTCAGCCTTGCAAGCAATGCCGGAAACCTTGATTTCTGGCACGACAATGATTCGGAAACCTTCAGCCGGGTCTGGCCGTCAACCACAACCTCGCATGGCGCCGCGGAATTGATTCCGAAAAGCTCTATTTTCGAGTCGTCGCCGACAACCAGCGGCTTTGTGTCAGCCATCGAATTTATGGGCGTTATGAGCAGTGCCTTCGCGCTCGGCTGGATTATCGGGCCGCGCGCTGAAAGCGAGTAAGCCGTGCTGCCGGTCGGGGTTGAGACGATCGCGCCGTCCGCACTGTCTTTCCACAGGTATTCCGAATTCACTTTCAGGCCGTATCTCATTATGGTGGCGCTTTTCATCGAACTCATCACGATTTCGTTCAGCGCAAGGGGCAGTTCATTGCCGTCTGCAATGCCTGCAATCCTCGTGCGCTCCTCGACCACAAAATCGCCTGAAAGTATGACCGGAAGCTTCTTGTCAAAATTCTCGTAATGCAGGGCCATGAGATAGCCGACTTCGCCGCAGTTGACGCCGAAAACCGGCACCCGCTTGGTCCCAAGGTCCCTGAAAATGTGCAGCAATGTTCCATCACCGCCGAACGCAAGCACGAGGTCGACGTCAAATTCGGCAATCGGAATGGAATATTTCGATGGAAAAAATTCCCTGGCAACCCTGACCTTGACGCCGTGCTTTTGAATCACTTTTATCGCGCGCTTCGCGGTTTTCTTGGCGAGGTCGTTCCGGAAATGGCCTGCAATGCCCACCGAGGAGATTTTGCGCATAAGCGGATGGGGGTGCAAAAGCAATAAAAAACAGTATGAAAAAGGGGCCAATTTGGCCAATAAAACCGGAAAAGGGCTGAAAAAGTCCAAATATGGCAGCTATTTAAAAACGAGGCGAAAAACTATTGGTATGCCTGAAATGCCGAACCGGAAAAGCGTGGCACTGGCAGTGACTGAGCAGTTGAAACGGGCCGGAGAGCCCTCCGCCCCTGAAATCGAAGCTGAGGCCGCAAGGCTGTTCGAAAAGCTGGGCAAAATCAGCCATTCCCTTGCCGATTGCAGGAAGTTCGCGAAACTGACGCTTAAAATTAACAGGCTCAAAAAGCTCAGGAATGCCACGATTCTCGCGCACAACTACCAGAGGCCGGAAATAATCTTCGGCATAGCCGACTTTGTCGGCGATTCCCTCGGCCTTAGCGTTAATGCCGCCGGAACTGATGCGGATGAGATTGTTTTCTGCGGCGTGCGGTTCATGGCGGAAACCGCGAAAATCCTGAGCCCGAAAAAGAAGGTTTTGCTGCCGGACACGGAAGCGGGATGCTCGCTTGCCGAAAGCATAACCGCAAAGGACATACGCGAACTGAAAAGGCAGCACCCCGATGCAGCGGTCGTCTGCTACGTGAACACGACCGCAGCCATAAAGGCAGAATCGGACATCTGCTGCACTTCCGCAAACATACGGAAAGTGCTTGACTCCCTGCCCAACAAAAAGGTAATTTTCGTGCCCGACGAGTTCATGGCAAAAAACGTGGCCGAAACCACTGACAAGGAGATAATCCGGTGGAAAGGCAGGTGCATTGTCCACGAAACGTTCAGGGAAGAAATGATCGGCGATTTCAGGGAAAAGCATCCCGGACTCAAGGTATTGTCGCATCTCGAGTGCTCGCCTTCCGTCATCGGCATTTCCGACATGGCAGGGAGCACCTCCGAAATGATTGATTTCGTGCGGAAAAGCGATGCCAAGGATTTCCTGCTTGCGACCGAATGCGGCCTCTCGGAAATGATGCAGGCGAACTTTCCGGAAAAAAACTTTGCCGGCACGTGCCAGATTTGCCCGTACATGAAAAAGATTAACCTTGAAAACGTGCTCAAGGCGCTTGAAAACGGAAAATTCGGGATAACCGTTCCGGAAAAAACCCGGCGCAAGGCGAAAAAGTCCCTTGCCAGGATGATGGCGCTCGCTTAACCTGTTTGAAGCCCGTGGGCAAAATCATAAAAAATCTTGCAGGCAATTTCCTTGCATACATGCTTTCATTAGAGCAGGCTAAAGCGGAAACGGAGTCGGCGCTGGCAAAAAAGAATCTGCTGTTGCTGGTGGGCGTCTGCCGCGTCGAATACTGGGGCAGGGCGGCCTCGAAACTGCCGAAAGGCAAGAGGCTCTTGCTCGTAAAGGAGGACGGCAGCTTTGCAGTGCACCAGAACAGGCTGCTCCGGCCGACCAATTACATGATGAACGCGAAAATCGGACTGGAAATAACCGGCAATGCTCTTGTAATTTCCGCGAAAAAACTGAGGCCGAAGGAAGAGATAAAGGCTTTTTTTGATTCCGTGGAATTCGCTAAGCAGTTTGAAATGCGCGAAAACGCGGATTTGCGGCTGTTCGGCTCGGAAAAACAGTTGAGCGACGAACTGATGCAGGGCCTCGATTTCATCGAGCCCGGCCTGAAGCCGTTGAAGCAGGAGCAGGTTTTCAGGAAAGGCATAGCAGACATCATCGCGGAAGACGCGTCCGGCAGGATGGTTGTCATCGAAGTGAAAAGAAGGCAGGCCGACTACGCCGCGGTGTCGCAATTGCAACGCTACATGAAGCAGGTCGAAAAGACGCTTGGAAAGGAGACGCGCGGCATTCTTGTCGCTCCCGACATCAGGAAGAACGCGCTTGAAATGCTTGAACGCTTTGGCCTTGAATTCTGCCGCTTTGAATTCGAAATCGGCAACCCGAAAGCCACGATAAAGGGCGTGCAGAAAAAGCAACAGACGATTTTCGAGGCGCTGGACGCGAAAAAGGAATCATTTAAGCCTTAGAAGGAGTCTGGCGCGTTCAAGGGCGGATTCAAAATCCAGTTGGTGGATCAGTGTGTCATCAAGCAGCACCTTGTCTCTGGAAGTCCTTCCACGGATGCCTAAAATCGCCAGGAGCCGGTACATCCGCGCATTTACGGCCAGTTCCTCATAAGGCCTGCAAATTCTTTGGGCCAGTTCCAGTGCATTCTCATAAGGCAGGTCGCGCCGTTGCGACAATTCGCGCAATTCCAATTTTGCCAGCGGCAGGTGCAATGGATGCACTTGGGCGAAGAGTTTGCCCAGCCCGTGCTTAAGCCTGGCCAGACGATCGGAAGGAATCGCTTTTGGGTATTCACGATAGACAACTCTTGTGCGGCGTGCGCCAACCCGCACACTGCGCGCACCAGCCCTTAAACGCCCCGCACTGCCCGGCCCAACCTTGGTTCCACGCCTCAGCATGCAATAGAATTGTCCAAGGCCGTTAATAGCCTTTCCGGCAGGATTAAAAATGCCGGAAGACAAGAAAATATCAGGAAACAAAAAAACGGGGGCGGAAAAAATGGCTAACCTTTCGAAAAACCAGGTGACTGGAATCGCATTGCTTGTGGCGGCGATAATCTTGTTCGTCAACATTCCGTTCATTTCGGCATTGAGGCCGCTTGTGCAGCTTGCCATAGTGCTGATAGCGCTTTACCTGATTTTCATCAAGTGAAAGCGAAACAAAAAAGCCGGGTGAAAAGCGGAATGCCTTAGGGCTCCGGCGGCCCCGGAGCGTTTGTTGCCTTTGCGGCTTTCGCAATCTTCGAAAAGAACGAGTCGCCTAGAATCGCCTCGGAAATTGTCTTGTCGACGAATTTCTGCAGGGCTGTGTTGTCGGCTTCCCCTTTTTTGCCGAGAATCAGGCTCAGGACGTCATCCCAGTTCCGGTGGACATAAACAAGCCCCGGAATCCTGTCATTCTGGGACTGGTCTGAAAACGAGTACGCTTCCTCGACCAGCGCAAAACCGACCTTGCTGAACCGCATGGTGTAAAACGCGCCGGTCCAGACGTCATGGTCGACGAGCACTGCTTCGTTAACGCCAATGCCTTTCAATTGCAGGAAAGTTTCGATCGATTTCTGCTTTGAGAATTCGTCCTTGTAATCCGGGTTTTTCGCGACAGCATTCTCGTACCTTTCCCTGTCGATTTCGTTTTTTTCGGAAAGGTATTGTTCTGAAACCCCGAAAATGTTTCCATCCGGGAAAAACGCGTCCAGGCCGGACTCTTTTGCAGTTGCCGCAGCCCTTTCGGTCTTCCTTCCGCTCAGCAGGCAGAACTCGAAAAACGGGAATTTTTCCCTGAGCCTGGAAAGGTTTGACAGGATGCGTTTGACCTCTTCCAAATCCACGTTTTTGTCGACCTGTCCCGGCACGAGCGTGTCCTCAAGGCCGAAAAAAACCGCCTTTTTCTTCACATCCGGTTCGGAAATGCCTGAAAGCCAGTCCATGAACATTTCAAAAAAACAAATCCTTTTAAACACAACCAAAATCAAACAATTATCAGCTGTGACTGCCATGGCAAACCCCCACCTCAAGCTTTTCGCGGGCAATTCCAACACAGAATTGGCCAAAAAGGTTGCGGGGCATTTGGGCGTCCAGCTCGGAAAGATTGAGATAAGGGATTTTTCCGACGGTGAAAAGTATGTCAAGCTCCTCGAAAACGTCCGCGGAGAGGACGTGTTCCTTTTGCAGTCGACGTCAAAGCCCGTCAACGAGAACCTGATGGAACTGCTCATAATGATTGATGCCGCCAAGCGCGCTTCCGCAGGGAACGTCACTGCGGTCATACCGTATTTTGGGTATGCGCGCCAGGACCGCAAGGCGAGTTCGCGCGAGCCCATAACCGCAAAGCTTGTCGCGGACATAATCACTGCTGCCGGCGCAGACAGGATGATAGCCTTTGACCTGCATTCCGGGCAGATACAGGGCTTTTTCAACATTCCCGTGGACAACCTGACGGCTTACGGCCTGCTCATCAATGAAATCAAGAAGAAAAAGCTGTCGGAATCGGATTCCGTTGTCGTCGCGGCCGATGCGGGTGCGGCGAAGAATTCCGTGAAAATCGCCAAGGCGTTGGGCTGGGACCTCGCGATAATAAACAAGGCGCGCCCCGCGCAGAACGTTGCCAGCGCTCTCAACATTATCGGTGAAGTGAAGGGCAGGAACTGCGCGCTTTTCGACGACATGATTGACACTGCCGGAACTGTTGCCGCGGGCGCGGAAGCCCTGAAAAAGGCGGGCGCAAAGGACATTTACGTGCTGGCAACGCATGGCGTGCTGTCCGGGCCCGCGATTGAGCGCGTTGAAAAGTCGCCGGTGAAGGAAATAATCATCACAAACACGATTCAGGCAAGCCCTGCCAAGTCCGGCAAAATAAAGGTCATTG
The sequence above is drawn from the Candidatus Diapherotrites archaeon genome and encodes:
- a CDS encoding NAD(+)/NADH kinase; protein product: MRKISSVGIAGHFRNDLAKKTAKRAIKVIQKHGVKVRVAREFFPSKYSIPIAEFDVDLVLAFGGDGTLLHIFRDLGTKRVPVFGVNCGEVGYLMALHYENFDKKLPVILSGDFVVEERTRIAGIADGNELPLALNEIVMSSMKSATIMRYGLKVNSEYLWKDSADGAIVSTPTGSTAYSLSARGPIIQPSAKALLITPINSMADTKPLVVGDDSKIELFGINSAAPCEVVVDGQTRLKVSESLSCQKSRFPALLARLSRLSFASPGKRTKMPKSLESGIEASDAPPSARFVLKILEMESSLTQKEIINATGLPARTVRRALNVLVRKRLVLKKPFLADPRQHIYILQQQKKQA
- the nadA gene encoding quinolinate synthase NadA encodes the protein MPNRKSVALAVTEQLKRAGEPSAPEIEAEAARLFEKLGKISHSLADCRKFAKLTLKINRLKKLRNATILAHNYQRPEIIFGIADFVGDSLGLSVNAAGTDADEIVFCGVRFMAETAKILSPKKKVLLPDTEAGCSLAESITAKDIRELKRQHPDAAVVCYVNTTAAIKAESDICCTSANIRKVLDSLPNKKVIFVPDEFMAKNVAETTDKEIIRWKGRCIVHETFREEMIGDFREKHPGLKVLSHLECSPSVIGISDMAGSTSEMIDFVRKSDAKDFLLATECGLSEMMQANFPEKNFAGTCQICPYMKKINLENVLKALENGKFGITVPEKTRRKAKKSLARMMALA
- a CDS encoding DUF91 domain-containing protein, whose amino-acid sequence is MGKIIKNLAGNFLAYMLSLEQAKAETESALAKKNLLLLVGVCRVEYWGRAASKLPKGKRLLLVKEDGSFAVHQNRLLRPTNYMMNAKIGLEITGNALVISAKKLRPKEEIKAFFDSVEFAKQFEMRENADLRLFGSEKQLSDELMQGLDFIEPGLKPLKQEQVFRKGIADIIAEDASGRMVVIEVKRRQADYAAVSQLQRYMKQVEKTLGKETRGILVAPDIRKNALEMLERFGLEFCRFEFEIGNPKATIKGVQKKQQTIFEALDAKKESFKP
- a CDS encoding ribose-phosphate pyrophosphokinase; this encodes MANPHLKLFAGNSNTELAKKVAGHLGVQLGKIEIRDFSDGEKYVKLLENVRGEDVFLLQSTSKPVNENLMELLIMIDAAKRASAGNVTAVIPYFGYARQDRKASSREPITAKLVADIITAAGADRMIAFDLHSGQIQGFFNIPVDNLTAYGLLINEIKKKKLSESDSVVVAADAGAAKNSVKIAKALGWDLAIINKARPAQNVASALNIIGEVKGRNCALFDDMIDTAGTVAAGAEALKKAGAKDIYVLATHGVLSGPAIERVEKSPVKEIIITNTIQASPAKSGKIKVIDISGLLAEAIERVHKKESVSSLFDYRL